The nucleotide sequence TCGCCATCGTTGGCGAGTCCGGCTCCGGCAAGACGGTGACTGCCAAGACCATCCTGGGACTGCTGCCGGAAACCGCCATCAGCTCCGGCGCGGTGGTAATCAACGGCAGCAACGTCATCAGCGTCACCCCGGGCAGGCTCCGCCAGATCCGGGGACGGGACGTGGCCATGGTCTTCCAGGAGCCGTCCACGGCACTGAATCCCGTGTTCACCGTCGGCTGGCAGATCGCCGAAGGGATCCTCGCCCACGCGGGCCGGGGCGGCGGCAAGCGGGTCACCGCGAAGGAGGCCAAAGCCCGGGCCATCGAAGCCCTGCGCAAGGTAGGCATCCCGGACCCCGAAACCCGGGTCAACTACTACCCCCATCAGTTCTCCGGGGGCCAGAAGCAGCGCGTGGTCATCGCCGCCGCACTCGCCCTGAACCCCGGGCTGATCGTGGCGGACGAACCCACCACCGCCCTGGACGTCACCGTGCAGGCGGAGATCCTGGAGCTCCTGCGGGACCTGAGGGACAAATACGGGACGTCCATTGTGCTGATCACGCACAACATGGGTGTGGTGGCAGACCTCGCCGACCGCGTCGTGGTGATGTACCAGGGCGACGTCGTCGAGGAGGCCGCGGCGCAGTCCCTCTTCGCCGAGCCGCGGCAGGACTACACCCGGAAGCTGCTGGCCGCCGTGCCGCACCTTGGCCGGCATTCGGCGTCGGAAGGGATGACCGAGCGGGCGCACCAGGACGGCAGGGTGCTGGTGCAGGCGAAGGGCCTCACCATCGAATATCCCGGCAGGCTGGGCAGCCCCGCCTTCAAGGCAGTGGACGGCGTCAGCTTCACGGTGTCCGAGGGCGAGGTGTTCGGACTCGTCGGTGAATCGGGCTCGGGGAAGACGACCATCGGCCGGGCCATCGCCGGCCTGAACCGGACCACCGGCGGAAGCCTGAACGTGCTGGGCTACGAGATGCTGAACTTCAGGGAGCGGAGTTTCAAGCCGCTCCGGAAGGAGATCGGGTTCGTCTTCCAGGACCCGGCGGCGTCCTTCAACCCGCAGCTGACCATCGGTGAGTGCATCGCCGAGCCGCTGGTCATCCACACCAACCCTTCACCGGCCCAGGCGCGCAAGCGCGTTGGTGAGCTGCTGGAATCAGTCCAGTTGCCGGCGTCGTACGCTGACCGCTTTCCGCATGAGCTCAGCGGCGGGCAGCGCCAGCGGGCGTCCCTGGCACGCGCACTGATCCTGAACCCGAAGCTGCTCATCGCCGATGAGCCGACGTCGGCGCTGGATGTTTCGGTGCAGGCGAAGGTCCTGGAGCTCTTCCGGGAAATCCAGCAGGAGTTCGGTTTTGCGGCGCTCTTCATCAGCCACGACCTTGCGGTGGTGGACATGCTGTCGCACTGGGTGGGCGTGCTGTACAAGGGCCGGCTCGTTGAGCAGGGGATCGGCCATCAGGTCATGGGTGCTCCGCAGCACGACTACACGAAGCGCCTGATCGCCTCGCTGCCTGTGCCGGATCCTGCCGAACAGGCCAGGCGCCGGGCGGACCACCGCGCCCTGCTGGGCATCTAGCACTTGCGTCCCCGTCCTCCCTGAGGGCGGGGACGACTGTCTGTCCGCAGTCCTAGCCGGAGACAACCTTAATGTTGAACAGGCGGTCACCCTGCTGCAGGAAAATCCGCAGCCACAGCGGCAGCCACATCTCCATCCCGCGCGCCGCGTCGAGCCCGCCCAGATCCCGGATGTGTTCGGGCCGCCAGCCGAATTCACGCAGGAGGCCGGCCACCACGTCCTTTGCTTCGGCGTCGTCCCCGGCGATGAACACGTCGTGGTCCCCGCCCGCTAACCGGTCCGGTGCCACCATGACATCGGCGCGCATGGTGTTCAGGGCCTTCACCACCCGGGCGGTGGGAAATGCCCGCTGGATGGTCTCGGCGAGGCTGTCGGTGTTCGAGATGGCGAGCGACGGCGGGAAGCCGGCGGTATGGTCCAGCGGGTTGGCCACATCGATCAGCACCTTGCCGGCGAGGTTTTTCGTGCTGGCAGCAGCCAGCACCTCCAGCGAAACAGTGCCGGGAGTTGCGTTGATGACCACCTCGCCCTCCGCGGCGGCATCGAAGAAGGTCCCGGCCCTGGCCCGCGGCCCTGCTCCCGCTGCCCAGCCCACGGCCGCCTCGTTGGTGGCGCTCCGCGACCCCATAACGACGTCGTGCCCGGACTCCACGAGTTTCCCCGCCAGGGTCCTGCCCACCACGCCGGTACCAAGAACTGCGATCTTCACGTGCATCCTCCCTCATCGGTATCTGCGATCACTTCCATTCTCTGCCCGCATCCTTAACACGGGCAGAGACTCCGGCGGTGCCCATAGACTGGAAGCATGACCGAGCTAAACCATGATCTGCCTGACACCGACTCCTACGACCCTGCCGCCAGCTCGTTGGCCGGGCATGTGGATCCTGCGGTGATGGCGGAACTGCTGTCAATCCGGTCGAGCATCGACAACATCGATGCGACCCTGGTCTACCTCCTGGCCGAGCGGTTCAAGGCGACCCAGAAGGTGGGCTTCCTCAAGGCTGCCCACCGTCTTCCGGCGGGGGACCCCGGTCGCGAAACGGCGCAGATTGCACGCCTGCGCCGGCTCGCCGAGGATGCCCAGCTGGACCCCGCGTTCGCGGAGAAGTTCCTGAACTTCATCATCGGCGAGGTGATCCGCCACCACGAGGCGATCGCCGAGGACCACAACGCCACCGGCGGAACGGCCAGCCCGTCCGCACCCCTTACCGCCTAAGCCGTGCCGGACGCAGACCTCCAGCGGCCCGCCCAGGTAACTGCCACCGCACTGGGACCGTGGCCGGGCCAGGACCCGGTGGAAGCCACCCGCATCATCCGGGGCGAGCTCGGCAGCCCGCACCTGCCTTTTTTGGCCGAACTGCCCGATCGCGGCGTCGGCGCTGACGCCATTGGCCGCACCGCATCGCTCCTGGTGGACCTGGCAGTGGATGTCCAGCCGCACGGCTGGCGGATCGTTGACCGGCCCGGGCGGGACCTGGTGCGGGCCAGGTCAGCCCTGTCCACCGACATCAACGTCCTGGCCGACATCGCCGGCGAAGAGGACACTACCGCTGACGAACTGAAGATCCAGCTGCGCGGCCCCCTGAGCCTGGCCGCCGGACTGCATCTGCACAACGGCGAGCGCGCGCTGATCGACTACGGCGCCCGCCGCGACATCGCCGCCTCCCTCGCCGCGGGCGTCGGTGCACACCTGGCCAAGGTGTCCGCCGCCGTTCCCGGGGCCAGGCTCGTGGTGCAGCTCGACGAACCGGACATAGCCCCGGTGCTCGCCGGCACCATTCCCACCTCCAGCGGCTACCGGACGCTGCGCTCCGTCCCGGGACAGGAGGTGACGGAGCTCTGGCGCGTGGTGATCGGGGCCCTCCGGGAGGCAGGCGCGGCGGAGGTGGCCGTGGCGGTGCCGGAAATCGAGGCGCCGTTCGAAAGAATTATCACTGCCGGTGCGGATGCCATCGCCGTTCCGCTGCGGGCCCTGACTACCCGGCAGTGGGAGCAGCTCGCGGGGGCGGTCGAAGCCGGCAAGCGGCTGTGGGCAGGGGCGCTGCAGTCCGACGGGCCGGGCGTGCCGAAGGCGTCCGAAGTTGTTGAGGCTGTCCGGCGTCCGTGGCAGCAGCTGGGACTGCCCCTGGCGGCGCTCGGCACGGTGCGGGTCACGCCGTCGGGCGGCCTGGAAAGGCAGTCGCCGGCCGCCGCGACGGAGGTCCTGACCCGCCTCACCCAGGTTGCCGACGGCCTCAACCAGCTGGCGCTGGGCTAGCCCGGTTCACTCAGCTTCGCCGCTCCCAGCGGTCCGGCCTGGCGTACGCCGGAAGGAACCCCGCAGAGGAAGTACCCGGTGGATAGGGTTCCAGCCGGTAGTCGAAGTGGCCCGCATAGACCAGGACAAGGCCGAGCTGCGGCTGGATCACCTTCACCTGGATCCTGTGCCCTCCTGCTTCCCCCGCGGCCGGGTCCCACCACTGCTCCGCATAGGCCTTGGCGTCCAGGGCCGCCGGCAGCGGCAGCCGGAGCGGGCCCAGGAACAGCCGCGAGACTTCTGAGACCCCGCGCAGCCGGCCCTCAGCGGTCACGCCAAGGTTCAGGTCGGTGACCAGCCGGCGGTACCGGCCCACGTAGTCCACAAGGCGTGAGCGGCCGCCGGCGCCACCGGCTTCAACACTCGTGGTGTCCTGGAAGATCCTGGTCCTGGCGGGGAAGAAAATCTCCCGCCGGGCGGTCAGACTGGAACGGCCGAAGGGATCGAGGTGTGCGTGGTTTTCGATCCGGAACGGCACGCTCTCGCCGTATTCCGGAAAGAAGGCCTGCTCTCCGGCGGTCAGCCGAAGTACGGGCCGCAGCCACCGCTGCCGGCAGCCCACCACCTCGAAAACGCCTTCGCCGACGCCAAAGCTGCCG is from Arthrobacter sp. QXT-31 and encodes:
- a CDS encoding ABC transporter ATP-binding protein, with product MTINIGSVSDRHAAGTGPVLDIDHLKVTFATDAGDVHAVKDVSLEVKAGEVLAIVGESGSGKTVTAKTILGLLPETAISSGAVVINGSNVISVTPGRLRQIRGRDVAMVFQEPSTALNPVFTVGWQIAEGILAHAGRGGGKRVTAKEAKARAIEALRKVGIPDPETRVNYYPHQFSGGQKQRVVIAAALALNPGLIVADEPTTALDVTVQAEILELLRDLRDKYGTSIVLITHNMGVVADLADRVVVMYQGDVVEEAAAQSLFAEPRQDYTRKLLAAVPHLGRHSASEGMTERAHQDGRVLVQAKGLTIEYPGRLGSPAFKAVDGVSFTVSEGEVFGLVGESGSGKTTIGRAIAGLNRTTGGSLNVLGYEMLNFRERSFKPLRKEIGFVFQDPAASFNPQLTIGECIAEPLVIHTNPSPAQARKRVGELLESVQLPASYADRFPHELSGGQRQRASLARALILNPKLLIADEPTSALDVSVQAKVLELFREIQQEFGFAALFISHDLAVVDMLSHWVGVLYKGRLVEQGIGHQVMGAPQHDYTKRLIASLPVPDPAEQARRRADHRALLGI
- a CDS encoding NADPH-dependent F420 reductase, whose amino-acid sequence is MKIAVLGTGVVGRTLAGKLVESGHDVVMGSRSATNEAAVGWAAGAGPRARAGTFFDAAAEGEVVINATPGTVSLEVLAAASTKNLAGKVLIDVANPLDHTAGFPPSLAISNTDSLAETIQRAFPTARVVKALNTMRADVMVAPDRLAGGDHDVFIAGDDAEAKDVVAGLLREFGWRPEHIRDLGGLDAARGMEMWLPLWLRIFLQQGDRLFNIKVVSG
- a CDS encoding chorismate mutase; the protein is MTELNHDLPDTDSYDPAASSLAGHVDPAVMAELLSIRSSIDNIDATLVYLLAERFKATQKVGFLKAAHRLPAGDPGRETAQIARLRRLAEDAQLDPAFAEKFLNFIIGEVIRHHEAIAEDHNATGGTASPSAPLTA
- a CDS encoding DUF4166 domain-containing protein, coding for MDTPIYRQALGADFRRLQPELQEYFSLAPGSGSFGVGEGVFEVVGCRQRWLRPVLRLTAGEQAFFPEYGESVPFRIENHAHLDPFGRSSLTARREIFFPARTRIFQDTTSVEAGGAGGRSRLVDYVGRYRRLVTDLNLGVTAEGRLRGVSEVSRLFLGPLRLPLPAALDAKAYAEQWWDPAAGEAGGHRIQVKVIQPQLGLVLVYAGHFDYRLEPYPPGTSSAGFLPAYARPDRWERRS